A stretch of DNA from Pseudomonas sp. HN11:
CGGCTAAAGGCGCGAACATCGCGGAAGACCCCTTGTTGTCTTTGCGGCCTTTTCGGTCGGAAAAGGCCTTGGTTAAAAGACGAAAGGAGAGGGGGACTTTAGGTTTGAACGAGAATGATTGTTATCTTTCTGTTACGGCGCCGGTTTTTCCTGAAGCACGACATCCGTCGAACTGGCCTTTTTCGGTTTGATCAGGCTGAAATCGATCAGAGGCTTCTGTTGGCGCAAGTAAGGGTTGCCGATCATCTGTGGGCGCGCCGTGAAGCTGTCGCTCACCAGGCTTTTCGTACGGTCCAGCTCATTGAAACTCAGTCCGGCAAGGTCCGCCCACGTGTGAATCAACTGCGAACTGCTGTAAGGCCGTTGCAAGTCACCGGCGAAACTCCAGTCGTGGGTTTCACGCCATTTCGGCGAGGCGTAGGCCATGAAAGGGATGGTGTACATCGGCGCTGTCGGCTTGCCTTCGTTACGCCCCAGGGTGGCGTGGCCGGCGGAGTCGAATACATCTTCGCCATGGTCCGACAAGTACAGCAGGAAGCCGTTGGGGTCGGTCTTGGCGTAGTCCTTGATCAGGCTCGACACCACGAAGTCGTTGTACAGCACCGCGTTGTCATAGCTGTTGTAAGTCGGCAGTTGATCGTCACTCACACCCGCCGGCACGCCTTGGCGGTCGGTAAATTTGTCGAACGTAGGCGGGTAACGATATTGATAGCTCATGTGAGTGCCCAGCAGGTGCACCACAATGAACTTGCGCTCGGCCGGGTCGGCCAGGGCTTTGGAGAAGGGTTCCAGCACATCGCCATCGTATTGGCGGGCGTTCTGGTTGCGGTTGTTGTTCAGGTACACCTGCTCGTCAGCCTGCTCTGAGAAAGTCGTGAGCATGGTGTTGCGCTTGGTCATGGTCTGCTGGTTGGTGATCCAGTAGGTCTTGTAACCAGCCTGTTTCATCACGCTGACAATCGACGGCGTCTTGAGGTACAGGTCTGGATTCTCTTCGTCGGCGAAGGTCAGTACCTGTTGCAACGCTTCAATGGTGTAGGGGCGCGGCGTGATGACGTTATCGAAGACGGCCAGTTGGTCGCGCAGTTTGTCCAGCTCCGGCGTGGTGTTGCGCGGGTAGCCATAGAGGCTCATGCGCTGGCGGTTGGTGGATTCGCCGATGACCAGTACCAAAGTCGACGGCTGGCCGGCCATGGTGTCCTTGAGGTTAGTCAGGGGCGGGATCTGGCTGGCGCTGTCGAGCATGCCTTGCATGTTGTCCAACTGCTCGGTGTAGCGGCGGTAGGCAACGATCATCTGCCACGGCACGGCCGGTTCGATGCGCGACTCAAAGCGGTCCATCGCATCGTCCAAGGTGTCGCTGCGGGCGATCTGCTTGACCAGCGGGTAACCGATAATCGCCACCAGAATCGCCGTTGCCGCCAACAGGGCCTGGCCGCGCGGCAGGTACACCGGCCGTACGCGGGTCCATAGAAAAATAGCCACGGCGGTGTGTGCAATGAACGCCAGCACGATCCACCAGGCGAAATATTGGGTGGCGTATTCACCGGCCTCAGAGATGTTCGACTCGAACATGATAAAGATGACGCTTTGGGAAAACTCCTGCTGATAAATGAAGAAATAACCCAGACTGGCCATCGAGCAGGCCCACAGCACCACGCCGATCAAGGCGGCGAGCAAGCGCGTGCGACGGG
This window harbors:
- a CDS encoding phosphoethanolamine transferase CptA, coding for MAMFERSTKSAKGFDWAGLGWLFLFFWYFSGITQLLIQLSGTAGFSGFRQAFFMSAIWLAPLLIFPRRTRLLAALIGVVLWACSMASLGYFFIYQQEFSQSVIFIMFESNISEAGEYATQYFAWWIVLAFIAHTAVAIFLWTRVRPVYLPRGQALLAATAILVAIIGYPLVKQIARSDTLDDAMDRFESRIEPAVPWQMIVAYRRYTEQLDNMQGMLDSASQIPPLTNLKDTMAGQPSTLVLVIGESTNRQRMSLYGYPRNTTPELDKLRDQLAVFDNVITPRPYTIEALQQVLTFADEENPDLYLKTPSIVSVMKQAGYKTYWITNQQTMTKRNTMLTTFSEQADEQVYLNNNRNQNARQYDGDVLEPFSKALADPAERKFIVVHLLGTHMSYQYRYPPTFDKFTDRQGVPAGVSDDQLPTYNSYDNAVLYNDFVVSSLIKDYAKTDPNGFLLYLSDHGEDVFDSAGHATLGRNEGKPTAPMYTIPFMAYASPKWRETHDWSFAGDLQRPYSSSQLIHTWADLAGLSFNELDRTKSLVSDSFTARPQMIGNPYLRQQKPLIDFSLIKPKKASSTDVVLQEKPAP